The following proteins come from a genomic window of Dysidea avara chromosome 12, odDysAvar1.4, whole genome shotgun sequence:
- the LOC136240489 gene encoding ATP-dependent translocase ABCB1-like, with protein MAEKDRSTSPIREEILMISEDDKIRIQMDSAVKDGANKNGENEDGAKSTDEEKSKRVAGAFELFRFATKLDLLFILVGAVAAIAHGVAFVFLLVVFGNTLDEFATFAGSTFCGGNMTTNCTNRSDAEDQLIDTINHPIVYQYCMLGVINFLTGWIQVMFFQFAANRQVKKIRVAYFQSILKQEIAWFDLNPTGEINSRLNDDLEKVGTGLGDKLAFIFQALGSFFCGIIIGFLYIWQLGLLILGCMPIVIVVGGIGQKLVSRFTANEQAQYAEAGAVAEEVIGSIRTVVVYGGQHKEVSRYAGLLKIAKKLGIKKEVISGIGIGINLTILFSVAGLAYWFCAYLITNMSGVSTGDVLITFFTMIMGAQVLGHASPNFQDFAAARGAAGEIFDTIDRVPEIDSTDTDQGLQPEKFDSDVTLSNVHFTYPSRPDVQVLDGLNISVSPGQTLALVGPSGCGKSTVVQLVQRFYDVSEGQVQVGGYNVKELCLPWLRQNIGVVSQEPVLFGTTIAENIRYGREGVTQKQIEAAAEAANAHSFISELPDGYDTLVGERGTQLSGGQKQRVAIARALVRDPKILLLDEATSALDSESEAQVQAALDKARQGRTTIVIAHRLSTIQGADIIAAFANGKVVERGTHSQLLQMRGVYYDLVTAQSYGEEGDAGDNPIISDMMKKYARQASAPDDGIKFEKQISRQYSRQPSNPNASEETRKKEKKESEENEEELKQLVASYSLGVVLWRALLLSLPELPYIILGMFFSSINGLMFPFYTVIFGELLDDFANVETAEENSRPWAGLMVAIGVFGGLSAFLRAVFFSISAENVTARLRTESFKHMLRQDMTWFDQTKNSTGKLTTRLSHDAAQVQGAVGIRLGLLVEIVATVVASLIIALYYSWPMTLLILAFLPVVAITQAFQGRVLAGVTASTKKGYEESSNIAYEAIVNIRTVTSLNLGGKMGNLFEEKLKAPHKKSLYNAVFYGVMSGISDGTFYFLYAVVFRYGAFAVTVDSDNVASVDYKALITVIFALVMAGVQSGRISALLPNYSNAILSARRVFQLLETEPGIDSYSTEGLKPSDVNGELALEKVYFTYPSRPNVPVLQGLSVSVQPGQTLALVGPSGCGKSTVVSLLERLYDSDQGLLKFDGEDLKSLNIQWLRNQIGLVSQEPILFDTTIADNIRYGANFREVSDEEVEAAAKSANIHSFISTLPQGYNTNVGAQGAQLSGGQKQRVAIARALIRDPKILLLDEATSALDTESEKVVQEALDSARKGRTSVVIAHRLSTIHNADRIAVIKDGVVIEAGTHNQLMEWKGAYYKLNQAQMLIKH; from the exons ATGGCGGAAAAGGATAGATCGACGAGTCCTATTCGCGAAGAAATACTGATGATCTCAGAAGATGACAAAATAAGAATTCAAATGGACTCGGCTGTAAA GGATGGCGCCAATAAGAACGGTGAAAATGAGGATGGAGCAAAATCAACAGATGAAGAGAAAAGCAAGAGAGTTGCTGGTGCATTTGAACTG TTCCGATTTGCAACAAAGTTGGACTTGCTGTTTATATTAGTTGGTGCAGTGGCAGCAATAGCACATGGAGTTGCTTTTGTATTTCTCCTCGTTGTATTTGGGAATACTCTTGACGAATTTGCAACATTTGCTGGTAGTACATTTTGTGGAGGAAACATGACCACAAACTGTACTAATCGTAGTGACGCTGAGGACCAGCTCATAGACACAATCAACCACCCCATTGTGTACCAGTACTGTATGCTGGGAGTGATAAACTTTTTGACTGGGTGGATTCAAGTAATGTTTTTCCAGTTTGCCGCTAACCGTCAAGTCAAGAAGATACGTGTGGCATATTTCCAATCAATTCTGAAGCAGGAGATAGCTTGGTTTGATCTCAACCCTACTGGAGAAATCAATTCACGACTCAACGA TGACTTGGAGAAAGTCGGTACTGGATTGGGTGACAAGCTGGCATTCATTTTTCAGGCACTGGGATCATTTTTTTGTGGAATAATAATAGGATTTTTGTATATATGGCAACTGGGACTACTGATACTTGGATGTATGCCAATTGTCATTGTGGTGGGAGGTATCGGACaaaaa CTTGTTTCAAGGTTTACAGCCAATGAACAAGCACAGTATGCAGAGGCTGGTGCAGTTGCTGAGGAAGTGATTGGATCAATTCGTACTGTTGTAGTTTATGGTGGACAACACAAAGAAGTATCACG ttATGCTGGACTGTTGAAAATTGCAAAGAAGTTGGGAATAaagaaagaagtgatatctggaATTGGAATTGGGATTAACTTAACAATTCTATTTTCTGTAGCAGGACTTGCTTATTG GTTCTGTGCCTACCTAATCACTAACATGTCGGGTGTTTCAACTGGAGATGTGTTGATT ACCTTCTTTACAATGATAATGGGGGCACAAGTTCTTGGTCATGCTTCTCCTAACTTCCAAGATTTTGCTGCTGCAAGAGGTGCAGCTGGAGAGATATTTGATACAATAGACAGA GTACCAGAGATAGACAGTACAGATACAGATCAGGGTCTTCAACCAGAGAAATTTGACAGTGATGTTACATTGTCTAATGTTCATTTCACTTATCCATCCAGGCCAGATGTACAG GTGTTAGATGGACTAAACATTAGTGTCAGTCCTGGACAAACTTTGGCTCTAGTTGGGCCCAGTGGTTGTGGCAAAAGCACAGTAGTACAATTAGTACAGAGATTCTATGATGTATCTGAAGGACAG GTACAAGTTGGAGGATACAATGTGAAGGAATTATGTCTGCCATGGTTGAGACAGAATATTGGAGTTGTTAGCCAGGAACCAGTGTTGTTTGGTACCACCATAGCTGAGAACATCCGTTATGGTAGAGAAGGTGTTACTCAAAAGCAAATAGAAGCAGCAGCCGAGGCAGCTAATGCTCACTCATTCATCAGTGAACTCCCAGACGGATATGATACTCTTGTAGGAGAAAGAGGGACACAGTTATCAGGAGGGCAGAAGCAACGTGTGGCCATCGCTCGTGCTCTAGTACGTGACCCCAAAATACTCTTACTGGATGAGGCCACATCCGCTTTAGACTCTGAAAGTGAAGCTCAAGTACAAGCAGCTTTAGACAAG GCCAGACAAGGTCGTACTACCATTGTCATTGCTCATCGTCTGTCCACCATTCAAGGGGCAGACATTATTGCAGCTTTTGCCAATGGTAAAGTGGTGGAGAGAGGGACTCATTCCCAATTGCTGCAAATGAGAGGAGTATATTATGACCTTGTAACAGCTCAG TCTTATGGTGAAGAAGGAGATGCAGGAGACAATCCAATTATTTCTG ACATGATGAAGAAATATGCTCGGCAAGCGTCCGCACCAGATGATGGCATTAAATTTGAGAAACAGATAAGCCGACAGTATTCCAGGCAGCCAAGCAACCCTAATGCTTCTGAAGAAACCAGAAAGAAGGAAAAGAAAGAATCAGAGGAGAACGAGGAGGAA TTGAAACAACTAGTTGCTAGCTACTCACTGGGGGTTGTGTTGTGGCGTGCATTACTGCTCAGCCTACCGGAGTTACCTTACATCATCCTTGGGATGTTCTTCTCTTCTATAAATGGACTCATGTTCCCTTTTTACACTGTGATATTTGGAGAATTGTTAGAT GACTTTGCAAATGTTGAAACAGCTGAAGAGAACTCTCGCCCCTGGGCTGGTTTGATGGTTGCAATTGGAGTATTTGGTGGTCTTTCTGCATTTCTGAGGGCTGTTTTCTTCAGTATTTCTGCTGAGAATGTTACTGCTCGCCTGAGAACAGAGTCTTTCAAACACATGCTGCgacag GATATGACCTGGTTTGACCAAACCAAGAACTCAACTGGCAAACTAACTACTCGTCTGTCTCATGATGCAGCTCAAGTACAAGGA GCTGTTGGTATACGGTTGGGATTACTGGTGGAGATTGTTGCTACTGTGGTAGCATCTTTGATAATAGCTCTATACTATTCATGGCCAATGACATTACTGATTCTTGCCTTCCTGCCCGTTGTCGCCATCACACAAGCCTTCCAGGGGCGAGTGCTAGCTGGAGTAACTGCTAGCACAAAGAAAGGTTATGAAGAGTCGAGCAAT ATTGCTTATGAGGCCATAGTAAACATCAGAACTGTAACATCACTAAATTTAGGAGGAAAAATGGGAAATCTGTTTGAAGAAAAGCTTAAAGCTCCACAcaa GAAGTCATTGTACAATGCAGTATTCTATGGGGTCATGAGCGGAATTTCTGATGGAACATTTTACTTCCTCTATGCTGTTGTGTTCCGATATGGAGCCTTTGCTGTTACTGTAGACTCTGACAATGTTGCTTCAGTCGACTATAAAGCACTAATCAC AGTGATATTTGCCCTGGTGATGGCTGGGGTACAGAGTGGTCGAATCAGTGCCCTACTACCCAACTACTCTAACGCCATCTTGTCTGCAAGAAGAGTGTTCCAACTATTGGAAACTGAGCCTGGTATAGACAGCTACTCCACAGAAGGACTGAAACCA AGTGATGTTAATGGAGAGCTGGCACTGGAGAAGGTCTACTTCACTTATCCATCAAGACCTAATGTTCCAGTATTACAAGGATTGAGTGTCAGTGTACAGCCTGGTCAGACACTGGCTCTTGTTGGACCCAGTGGATGTGGCAAGAGTACGGTTGTGTCTCTGTTAGAACGACTGTATGACTCAGACCAGGGTTTATTG AAATTCGATGGAGAGGATTTGAAATCTCTCAACATCCAGTGGTTACGTAACCAGATTGGGCTGGTGTCACAGGAGCCAATCTTGTTTGACACCACCATCGCTGACAACATCCGATACGGAGCTAACTTTAGGGAAGTCTCCGATGAAGAAGTAGAAGCAGCAGCCAAATCTGCTAACATCCATAGTTTCATATCAACCCTGCCACAG GGATACAACACAAATGTAGGAGCTCAAGGCGCACAGCTATCAGGAGGACAGAAGCAACGTGTTGCCATAGCTCGTGCTTTAATAAGAGATCCTAAAATACTATTATTAGATGAAGCAACATCAGCTTTAGATACAGAAAGTGAAAAG GTTGTTCAAGAGGCATTAGACAGTGCCAGGAAGGGTCGTACCAGTGTTGTGATCGCACATCGTCTGTCAACGATACACAATGCTGACCGCATTGCTGTCATCAAAGATGGCGTCGTGATCGAGGCTGGTACCCACAACCAGTTGATGGAATGGAAAGGAGCATACTATAAACTAAACCAGGCCCAAATGCTCATTAAACATTAA